In Acropora muricata isolate sample 2 chromosome 11, ASM3666990v1, whole genome shotgun sequence, one DNA window encodes the following:
- the LOC136889576 gene encoding G-protein-signaling modulator 2-like, giving the protein MYTTEYYEKHLKIAFEISDRRGELEGAAYGNFGNCYQCLVDYRKSIENQKKDLKVAKEIGHRGGEGAAYGNLGNSYQSLGDYRKSIEYHEKHLKIAKEIGEQGREGRANGNLGNS; this is encoded by the exons ATGTACACGACAG AGTAttatgagaaacatttgaaaattgcattcGAAATCAGTGATCGGCGTGGAGAATTagaaggagcagcttatggaaatttcggtaattgttaccagtgTCTGGTTGACTATCGAAAGTCCATTGAAAACCAGAAGAAAGATCtgaaagttgcaaaagaaatcggtcatcggggtggagaaggagcagcctatggaaatctcggcaattcttaccagtcactgggtgactatcgaaaatccattgagtaccatgagaaacatttaaaaattgcaaaagaaatcggagAACAGGGTAGAGAAGGAAGAGcaaatggaaatctcggcaattcTTAA
- the LOC136889575 gene encoding G-protein-signaling modulator 2-like, with protein sequence MGGEGRANGNLGIAYRSQRDYRKSIEYHEKRLEIGDGGGEGKACGNLGNSYQGLGDYQKAIDCCEKLVKIALEIGDRHGDGGAYGNLGDAYESLGDHQKVIEYHNKLLKIATEIGHRAGEGIAYRDIGTLILFSWF encoded by the coding sequence atgggtggagaaggaagagcgaatggaaatcttggtattgcttacagGTCACAGCGTGACTATCggaaatccattgagtaccatgagaaacgtttagaaatcggtgatgggggtggagaaggaaaagcctgtggaaatctcggtaattcttACCAGGGacttggtgactatcaaaaagccattgactgTTGTGAAAAACTAGtaaaaattgcattagaaatcggtgatcggcacGGAGatggaggagcctatggaaatctcggtgatgcttacgagtcactgggtgatCATCAAAAAGTCATTGAGTATCATAATaaactattgaaaattgcaacagaaatcggtcatcgggccggagaaggaattGCTTATCGCGACATTGGAACTTTGATACTTTTCTCTTGGTTCTAA